AGGCTCTCCGGCAGGGCGGCGCAGTTTACCGCCACAAAAGGGCCGTCGGACCGGTCGGAATTTTCATGGATAAACCGGGCCACCAGTTCCTTGCCGGTGCCCGACTCCCCATGGACAAGAACCGTGGACCTGGATGGGGCCACCCTGCGGGCGATGTCCAGCGTCTGCTGGAGCCGGTCGTTAACGCTGACGATAACGCGCCCCTGGAATTTCTTTTTTGCCGGTGAAGGCTCTACGCCAGGTTTTTTCAGCGATACCGGCCGGGCCTCATCAGCGCCGTTGAACAGGCGGCGGAAAAGTTCGTCTAGCGTGTCGGCGGAGAAGGGTTTTAATATGTAGTCGCTGGCGCCTTCTTTCATGGCCTCCACCGCGTCGTCCACCGCGCCATAGGCGGTTATAAGCACAAAGGGCGCTTCGCTCTTGCGCTCCCGGATGGCCCGAAGAAGGTCCAGCCCGTTCATGCGGGGCATGCGCATATCGGAAATGATTATCTCCGGCGACTTTTCCTCGAAGGCCTTAAGCCCCTCCTCGCCGTTGCCCGCGGTGAACACTTTGTGCCCGGCGCGGCTCAGCGCCTCTTTGAGGGCGATCCGCATTTCCTCCTCATCGTCCACTACCAGAACGTTTTTCGGTTCGATGGCTGTCCTCATCATGATAAGGAATTCTATTAAATGGCTCTCATGCCGCAAAAGAGCGCCTTGAAAATTTTACGCTAAAACCGGCCATCTTCATAAAAGAATGTTAAACCAAGCCCGGCGTGGCGTGGCGTAAATCATGTCCACGCGATAACATATCCCGATGGTCAATAAATTATTGGCGGTCATCGCCGCGGTTGTCATTACATCCGGCTCCGTGGCGGAGAGCCGAGAAAGCGCCGTTCAAAAAGGGTTGAGGTTTTATAACGAGGGGAAATACGCCGAGGCGCTGAAAGCTTTTCATATATCCAAACCCCGGGAGCTGGACCGGAGGGCTTATCTTGCCTGGGGACTGAGCGCGTACAGGATGGGGAAATTCGAATCCGCCGCTATGAAACTGGAAAAAGCGGCTGGGATGGGCAAACCGGATGGGGACACCTGGGCGCTGACGGCGGAATGCCACTTGAAATCCGGAAATCCCGGCAAAGCGTTGCAGGCTGTAAGGAAAACCGCTCCCTTAAAAGTCTCCAGCCGTGGCGAGGTGGACTTGTTGTGGGGCTCCATTGCTGAAGCCAGCGGAGCTTATGGCGAAGCGGCGCAAAAATACCGCTCGGCCCTCGGCGAGAATCCGGATAAGGAATTTGATATCCGCGCCGGATTAGGCAGGGTTTTGGCCGGGCTTGGCGATTACTCCGGCTCCATTGAAAACTTCACCAGGGCGGCAAAGCTGAAACCCGGCGACGCTGAGGCGTTTTCCGGTTTGGGATACGCGTATTTAAAATCGGGAATGCTGGCGCAGGCGGAGGAAAGTCTTTTAACAGCCGCCAGCCTTGCGCCAGGTTTGGCCCCGGTGTGGTACAACCTGGCCTGCGCCCAATCGAAACAGGGCAAGGTGGAGAATGCCTGCGCGTCCCTGTCGAAGGCGTTTGAGACCGGTTTTAACGACGTTAACGGCGCCCTGTCCGACGATGATCTGGCCGGGTTGAGGGGAAAAGAATGTTTCTTGAAACTCACCCGGCGCATCCCGGTAAAATGATCCAACTGGGTGGAAGTTAAAAAACCGAAGCGCAATTTTTATTGAGAAATTTTGGCTCAATTCCGGAAAAACCGTGTTATATTGTTACCGAAAAGCCCATCCAAGCCCAGGGCGCTAATCTCAAGAGAACTTTTGCCAACACGGGGGGACGTGAAGGTGGAAAGGTTCAAATGTTTTTTAAACAAGGAGTTGGCGCCGATGCTACCCAATAAGCCCATGTTCGCCACAAAAAAAGGATTCACCCTTGTGGAGCTATTGGTGACTGTTTCCATCATCGCTGTCCTGATGGTGATAGTCATCCCGGAGCTTCAGAGGTACCGCCAGCGGTTTTACGACACAACCGCGCTTTCGGACCTGAACCAGTTCACAAAGGCTGTGGCCAATACGGATACCCCTGCTTTTTTCATTAACTGGATCACCACACCGGGAACGCATCCCAACTTTCCCGAAGTGAAGATTAGCAACGAGGTCAATATTCTAGACGTCTCAATAGACACCGGTTTAGGGTGGGTATGGTACGCGTGGGGGTGCCATTTAAAAGGCGAAACCGGATATTTCCTTTATATCCCATATGGAACCGACCCGTGGGGCGGCTGGATGGTACCAAACCAGATTCAGGAGAGTCCGGCATATCGCTGGCTTTGCCCATGAGCGTAACGCCTGATAGGCGTTTTATAAGGGAGGCAGGGGCGTTTACTGGCGCCGTATGGCCTCTATCTCCCGCTCCAGCGCCTCTTCCACCCGGGTTTTTTCCTGCCTGAAATTTTCCTTGGCTTCCTCCAGAGCGGCGGCATATTCAGGGCGCCCGGCTATTTTCTTCATTTTCTCGTCGAGCATGATTTTGGCCTCGGCAATCTTCGCCTCGGTTTTGCTCCGGGCTTCGGCTATGGCCGCTTTTTGGCTGGCGCTCAAAGATTTTAACTCGCCCCCCGTAAGCTTCGCCGCCTTCTCCATGGCCAGTTCCAGCGCCGATTTCATTTTTTAGGCTCCTCTTCAATACGCAATATCTTGTTCGTTGTTTTTGCCTTCAGCAGGGTTTTTATCCTGGTTCCCGGGGCCAGCGCATCCCCCGGCTCCATGCCGTTCAACATGGCTGTTTCCATGGCCATCCCCTCGTCTCCACTGACCTCTTTGGCTATGGAGAGGAAAGTCTCCCCTTCTTTAACCGTGTGGATGTGCACCACCCAAGGCGGGTTGGTTTGCCCACGCCAGGCGGGTTTGCCGTACCTCAACCCCTCAATGGCGTCCAGATACCTGTCGCGGAAATCGTTTGTCTGCCCGTCGCGGGCTTTCAACAGTTCGCTTTTGCCTTCGGCTTCTATGATCCTGCTCACGGTGTCCGGATGGGTTGCGGCGAACCCGTGATAACTGTGCCCCCCCTTCCGCTCTATGACCCTCAGCGACTCCAGGAACTTCACTATCCCTGTGGGGTCATACCCCGCCTCGTACGCGGTGATCATCCCCACCTGGTCGCTCTCCATCTCAAACTCCCGGCCATACCCTAGAAGGACCTGTTGGGAAAGGGATGTGCTTACGGTAAGCCACGCGCCGGCGTTCGCGCGGATTTCCTCGCTCAATGCCAGGCCGCCCAGGGTGAGCAGGGCCGAGCCTATCTGTTTTTTCATCTGCCGCACGGCGTGGTGGCCTATCACATGGCCAACCTCGTGCCCTATCACGCCCGCCAATGCCGCCTCGGAGTTTAGCGTGGCCAGAAGCCCACGGGTCACATAAATATATCCGCCGGGCAGAGCGAAAGCGTTTATCATCTCTTGATCAACGACTTTGAAGTGATACTCGAATTCCGGCTCGCGGATTTTGGTGAGTACCTTGTTCCCGACCCGGGTAACGTATTCCTGCAAGGCCGGGTCTTCATAATAGCCGTAGGAGCGGATGATGTCCTTGTCCGCCTCGCGGCCTATGGCCTCCTCGTCGGATCCTTCAAACAGGGCCAGCCCATACCGGGCCGTGCCAACGACAAGCGCCATCGCCGCCAGAATGGCGATTAAAACCGGCAGACGCCAAGGCTTTTGAGCGTTCATTAAAAGTTCTGTTAAAATATAAATTTTAGCACATAACGCGAGGCCATTATCCGCCCGGGCTACACGGCGGAACCTTGGCCCCATTGCAGGATTGCGATTCGAAAGTGAATAAACCGTACAAGATCGGCCTTTTGCAGATGAGCATGTCCACTGATCCGGCGGAGAACATGTTGAAGGCCGTTTCTCTCATAGAGTCGGCGGCCAACGCTGGCGCCAGCGTTATTTGCCTGCCGGAGCTGTTCTTGACGCCATATTTCTGCCAGCGGGAGGACGCGGCGCTGTTCAACCACGCCGAGCCAATCCCCGGCCCGGCTACGGATACGCTGTGCAAAGCCGCGGCCAGGACCGGAGCCGTGATAGTAGCCTCGCTTTTCGAGAAACGGGCCAAGGGGCTTTACCATAACACCACGGCGGTCATCGGCCCCGATGGAAAGCTTATGGGGATTTACAGGAAAAACCACATTCCCGACGACCCGTCCTATTACGAGAAATATTATTTCACCCCCGGCGACCTGGGTTTCAAAACCTTCGACACATCTTTCGGTAAGCTTGGCGTCCTCATCTGCTGGGACCAGTGGTATCCCGAGGCGGCGCGGCTGACGGCGCTTTTGGGGGCGGAGGTCATCTTTTACCCCACGGCCATAGGCTGGCATCCGGCGGAGCGTGAACAGTTCGGCGCGGCGCAGAAAGACGCGTGGAGAACCGTCCAGCGGGGCCACGCCATAGCCAACGGGGTGTATGTGGCGGCGGTGAACCGGGTTGGGCGCGAAATCACCAAAGAAGGGGGCGACGGCATCCAGTTCTGGGGCGGCAGTTTTATAAGCGACCCATTCGGCGTGGTGACCGCCGAAGCCTCCGCCGACCGGGAGGAGATATTGATAACCGAGGTGGATCCGGCGAAGATCGAGGAGACCCGCCGCAACTGGCCGTTCCTGCGCGACCGCCGCATAGACCTGTACGGCGGAATAACAAGCCGCTATTCCGACTGACAGCGACACAGTGAAAACCTCGAAACTTACCGCCCTGCCCGCGCGGCAGGGTTACCGGATGCCCGCCGAGTGGGAAGGGCATGACGCCACATGGATATGCTGGCCCCAGAACGGGGAAGACTGGCCGGGCAAGCTGAACACCGTCCAGTGGGTGTTCGCCGAGATGGTCAAAAAACTCACCCTGGGCGAAACCGTCCGCATCATTGTTGGAAGCGTCGACAAATCCAAAAGCGTCCGGCGGATATTGGCCAAGTCCCGCGTGGACTTGACCCGGGTGGAGTTTTTCATCATACCCACCGACCGGGGCTGGACCCGCGACATGGGCCCCATATTCATTAAGAACGCCGCCGGGGAAAAGGCCATCGTAAATTTCAAATTCAACGCCTGGGCCAAGTACCCCAACTGGAGGCTGGATAACAAAGTGGCGGGCATAGTGGCGAGGAAGCTGAAAACGCCGATAGTGGAAGCGGTGGTAAATGGCGCGCCTTTCACGCTGGAAGGCGGGGCCATAGATGTGAACGGCAAAGGAACGCTAATCACCACCGTGGAATGTCTGCTGGACGATAAGGTTCAAACGCGAAACCCGGGATTGGGCAGGAAAGAGACCGAACAGGCGCTTGCCGGTTATCTGGGCGCTAAAAATGTTATATGGCTCAACAAGGGTATTGCCGGGGATGACACCCACGGCCATGTGGACGACCTTTGCCGGTTCGTTAACGCCAATACCGTGGTCTTATGCGCCGAGGATAATCCCGCCGAAGATAATTACCGCCCGCTGAACGAAAACCGCGAGATATTGCAAGGCGCAAGGCTGGAGGACGGCTCCAAACCGGAAGTTGTGTTATTGCCCATGCCGGCGCCATTGGTTTTCGACGGGTTGCGCCTTCCGGCCTCTTACGCCAACTTTTACATCGGCGACGCGGTGGTGATAGTCCCCACCTTCAACGACGTAAAAGACCGGGTGGCGCTGGGGATATTGTCCGAACTGTTTCCGGGGCGGCAAGTTATAGGCATCCACGCAGTGGATCTGGTGTGGGGGCTGGGCACGTTGCATTGCTTGACCCAGCAGGAGCCTAAAGGCATTTAAACCACCGCATCATGCTTGAACTTCAAGGTTATCATCTGGCAAACATCATTCCGCCCATGACTATTATCAGGAAGTACATAAACCTCTTTACCGTGTCTTTATGGACATTATCGCTGGTGGCCGAGCCTGACAGGGAACCGGCCACAAGAAACGGCGCGCAGATGGCGAACCATTTTAAGGCCGCAAGCGTGGCCAGACCGGAAAGAGCGTAGAACGTGATGACCATGATGTTGCTCACCACAAAATAGGTGACTAACACCCCTTTTTTTTGATCTATCTCCCAGGGCTGGGTCGTGACGAAAAAAACCGATATGGGGCCGTTTAACCCAAATGCGCCGCCCAGGATACCCGAGAAGAAACCGAACAAGTACGCGAGCCTGGCCCCCATTCGCAATTTGATTTCCGCCACCATCAGTGAAAATATTGCAAAGGCTATGAGAAATGAGCCAAGGCCCATTTTTATCATCGAGGGGTCCAGTGATTTAAGGAAATAGACCCCTATGGGTATGCCGAAAACGGCGCCGGTGAACAGCGGGCGGGACTTTTTAAAATCCAGCCGCTCATGCCACCGGAACATGAGGGTAAGGTTTATAAGGATACCATTCAACAGGGATAGCGGAATGGCTGTTTTCACGTCTATCAGCATGGCGAACAGCGGAATGGCGATAAGGGCGTGACCGAACCCGGCGGAACCCTGGGTGAACGCCGAGGCGAACGCTATCAGCGGTAACAGCCAATATTCGCTCACAGCGGCCTATCGAACGCGGGGAGAGCGCAAGACTGTCGTCTTCCCCCTATTTTTTATCCATGGCGCGGCGCACGGAGGAAACGAACTTTGATAGCTCCCGAACAGCCTGCTCCGGCGACCCGGCGGAGTTGATGACCCTTACCGCCTGTGAGCCGATAATGACGCCGTCCGCAACGGCGGACATCTGGCGGGCCTGCTCCGGCCCGGTAACGCCGAATCCGGCGCATACCGGAAGGCGCGTGGTTTTCTTGAGGGCTTTTATCCCCTTGCCAGCTTCCGTGGCGGATGCCAGCTTGTTGCCGGTGACGCCCGCCACGCTTATGTAATAAACAAACCCGGAAGAACGGGCCGCTATCTGCTTTAACCTTTGCGATGGGGACGTGGGCGCGGCCAGCATTATGATGTCCAGCCCATGATCTTTGGCCGAAGGGGCGAACTCGTCTATCTCCTCCAGCGGCGCATCGGGGATTATTATCCCATCCACGCCAGCTTCGGCGCATTGGCGCATGAACTTGTTAACCCCGTGGTTAATGATCAGCGTGGAGGCCAGCATGAACACCAGCGGAACGTCCGTTTGCTCACGGATCTTTTTAACCGCCGCCAGAACTTTCGTGAGGCTGGCTCCTCGCTTGATGGCCCGGTGGAAAGACTCCTGGATTACGGGCCCGTCCGCCAGCGGATCCGAGAATGGCACGCCAAGCTCCACGATGTCCGCCCCGGCCTTTTTAGCGGCCAGAACCAGCCTTACCGTGGTCTCGATGTCCGGATCTCCGGCGGTGAGGAATATCACCAGCGCACGGCGTTTTTCCGCCTTAAGCTTCGCGAATGTGGACTCTATCCTGCTCATCGGTTACTTCGCCCCCTTCTTCCCGCGGGAGCCGAGCAGACGCTGGGCCACCTCCACGTCCTTGTCGCCGCGCCCGGAAAGGCAGACGACTATTACCTTGTTCCTGCTCAATTTTGGCGCCATTTTCATGACATGAGCTATGGCGTGGGCCGACTCGAAAGCGGGCATGATGCCTTCTTCTTTCGAAAGAAGCTCGAAAGCATTCAGCGCCTCGTCATCGGTGACATTTACGTATTGGGCGATCCCCATATCTTTAAAATAGGCGTGCTCCGGGCCCACGCCTGGATAGTCCAGCCCCGCGGAAAGCGAATGAGTCTCCATCACCTGCCCGTCTTTGTCCAGCATAACGTAGCTCTTGGAGCCGTGCAGGACGCCCACTTTTCCCTTGGCCAGCGGCGCCCCATGTTTTCCTGTGGAAATGCCAAGCCCGCCCGCTTCCACGCCGATAAGCTCCACCTCGTCATCGTGAGCGAACGGATGGAATATGCCCATGGAGTTACTGCCGCCCCCCACGCAGGCGATTATCTTGTCCGGCAGGCGCCCTTCTTTCACCATTATCTGGAACCGGGTCTCGTGCCCGATAACGCTTTGGAACTCCCTCACAATTTTCGGGAACGGATGCGGGCCTATCACCGAACCGATTACCAGGTTCGTATGGTCGCTGGTGGCTATCCAGTCGCGGATGGCTTCGCTGGATGCTTCCTTGAGGGTCTTCGTGCCCACATCAACGGGGATAACGTCGGCCCCCAGAAGCTTCATGCGGAACACGTTTATCTTCTGCCGCTCCATGTCCTTGGAGCCCATGTACACGTCGCACTTCAATCCAAAAAGCGCCGCCGCAGTGGCCGTTGCCACCCCATGCTGGCCCGCGCCGGTCTCGGCGATGATCCTTTTCTTCTTCATCCGCAGGGCCAGAAGGCCCTGGCCGATGGTGTTGTTTATCTTGTGGGAGCCTGTATGGGCCAGGTCTTCCCTCTTTAGATAAACCCTGGCCCCGCCCAGCCGTTTCGTGAGTTTCTCGGCGAAATAAAGGGGCGTGGGCCTGCCTATGTATGTGGAGCGGTACCGCTCCAGCTTCCTTAAAAACTTCGAGTCCTTCAGGGCCTTGTCAAACTCGGCCTCCAGCCGCAAAAGGGCGGGCATCAGGGTTTCAATAACGTACCTGCCGCCGAATTGCCCGAAATGGCCGTTTGTATCGGGTATGGTCATATCATCTCCAAAATCGGAACCTGTAGAGTTTACCAGCCGTTTCGGCCAAAGTAAAACATCACAGGGGTGGAATGTGAAAGTTACGAACCGGCTCCCTCAAGCGCGGTTTCCATCCTACGGAATATATGCCCGGCCTGGCGCAACCGCAAGCTGGACTAAGACTTTTCCTTAGAATCCATCTTCCGGCTTTTTTAACTCCGGCGCTTCGCCCGCGCCCTTGACTATCTCTTTCACCAGTTCTTCAGTAAGCCGGTTAAGCCCCCGCCGCCCGGCGGCGCTGATGGGTATGGCGTCGAACCGTTGGGTTAAATCCATCACGGTCCCGGTATCCACCCTGTCCACCTTATTGAACACTGTTTTTCTGGGTATCTTGTCCAGCCCTATACGTTCAAGCACTTCTTCCACCGCGCGGATCTGTTTCTCAAAATCCGGGGCGGAGATGTCCACCAGATGGATAAGGATATCCGCGTCTTTCAACTCTTCAAGGGTGGAGCGGAACGCGTCCAGCAACTCGTCGGGCAGGTCGCGGATGAAGCCAACAGTGTCGGATATGACCACGTCCATATTCTTCGGGAACCGGATGCGGCGCGAGGTGGGGTCCAGCGTGGCGAACAGCTTGTCCTCCACCAGCACCGAGCTTTTTGTGAGAGCGTTGAGCAGGGTGGATTTACCGGCGTTGGTGTAGCCTATCACCGCTATCTGCGGCACGCCGGAGCGCTTTCTCAGGCTACGCCTCTGCTCCCTGCCGTGCCCGAGTTTTTTCAGAGCCGTCTCGGCCCGGTTTATCCTCTCCCTCAACCGGCGGCGGGTGATCTCCATGGATGTTTCACCGGGGCCTTTCATGCCTATGCCGCCCCGGATGCGGGAGAGGGCGTCGTCTTTCAACCCCACCCTGGGCAGGGAATATTTCAGGCGGGCCAGTTCCACCCTTAACTTGCCATCGGTGGAATGGGCCCTTCGGGCGAAGATGCGATGGATAAGCTGGGTGCGGTCCAAGGTCGGCATATCCGTGATATTTCCTATAAACCGCGCCTGCGCGGGGGTAAGCTCCTGGTCGAAAAGTATCATGTCGGCGTTGAGCGCCATGGAGCGGATGATAACGTCTTTCACCCTGCCGGAGCCAAGGAGATTCTGGGGGTTGGGAGAACCTCGATAGATCACCCTGTCCACCGGGATAATCTGCTCCGTGCGGGCCAGTTCTGAAAGTTCGTACAGGCGCTCCTCAGCGTCGGCTTTGGGCAGGCTGGATATGTGCACCAGCAGGGCCCGCAATGAACCTTTTTCTTCTTTGCGCGTGTCCCGCCGGGCGAAATCCTCCTCCAGCGACTTTATGATGTCGGCGAACCTCACCCCGGTATCGGGATATCGCGTGGAAGGCAGGGTTATCCAGGGTTCCGGCGCGTCAGGATCCGGGTTCAGATGGGCGGAATACAGGTTTTGCGGGTCGCCGTCGGGCGCCACGGCCACGGCCATTATCAAGTCCAGCCGCAACATGGCCAGGTCCGTCAGGTCTTCCTTGGAGAGCGGCTCGTCTTTCAAATGGGTATGGATGACACGAAAACCCCTCAACCTTCCCGTGCCGGAACGCAACCTGCTCAGCGATGGGATCACTATCTGGCTTTGATCCCCGGCTATGACATATTCCACCTTGCCGCGCCGGTCCATCACCAGCCCCACCTGCCTGCCCAGTTCGCGGGATATCCTGCTTAAGGTGAGGATAAGCTCCGGCGGCGCCACCACGTCCGCCTGCGTCTTGCGCCTGTAAAGCCTTTCAAGCGCCCTTATCTGCGACGGCTTTAAACCGGTGAGGTTGCCTTCAACAGCTTTTATGGCAGGTTCTCCAATTTAACGCCAGTATCGAAATCACTACTATTCATGTATCTGTTATACCACCACGTTAGATCAGGTTAAACCTGCCATGGTCCGCCTCGCTTGATTGGTGACAAGTCCTGTTTAAAACGCCTCCACCACCACGGAGACCAGCGTCTCGGCGGCGCGTTTGGCGGCGTCTTCGGTGGCGGCAAGCCGCTGGCTCTCCGCGGCGGCGATGGCGCTTTGGGATACATACCGCCATGTGATGGCCACCCTTTGTTTGGTCAGCGTTTTTTCCCTGCGGGCGTAACGGTGGGTTATCTGGATATCCAGGCTCACGATATATTCGGTGGCCACGTTGTCCGATGAATAGGCCACGGGCTGGAGGCTGTAAGACTCTATGGAGCCTACAAGAAGGGTGTCAGCCGCGCCGGAATCATCCACTTTCAGCCTGCCGTCCCGGATGAACTCGTCTTTCACGGCGCGGGTAACGATGGAGTCCAGCTCCGGCTCGCCGGTCTTGTTTTCGAACAGGGGGATGGACACGCTTCGCACATCCTGCGGTAAGGCGCTTCCCTTACCCACCAGCGCGTATCCGCAACCGGCCACAAGCGCCAGCGCTAAAACGCACAGCGCCCCGCCCACCGTATTATATTTTGAGCGTCTCACAGCGTGTATTCCATTTCAATTCCTGGGCCGGTGAGATACAAGAACATCCACCACCGAAGGATCGGCCAAGGTAGAGGTATCCCCCAAATTCGCAAGGTCGTTCTCGGCGATCTTGCGCAAAATCCTGCGCATTATCTTGCCGGACCGGGTTTTGGGCAAGCCGGGGGCGAACTGGATTACGTCCGGCTTGGCGATGGGGCCTATCTCTTTGGACACATGGTCGCTCAGTTTCTTCTTCAACTCCGGAGCCGCTGGGTCCACCCCCTGGTTCAAGGTGACAAAGGCGTATATCCCCTGCCCCTTGATGTCGTGCGGGTAACCCACCACCGCCGCTTCCGCCACCAGGTCGTGAGACACCAGGGCCGATTCCACCTCCGCCGTGCCAATACGATGCCCGGCCACGTTTATAACGTCGTCCACCCGGCCCATGAGCCAGTAATATCCGTCTTCATCCACCCTGGCGCCGTCGCCTGTGAAATATTTCCCGGGGTATTGGGAGAAATAGGTTTCGCGGAACCTTTCGTGATGGCCGTACACCGTGCGCATCTGGCCGGGCCACGAGGATTTTATGACAAGATACCCGCCCTCGTTCACCGCCGCCGGGGAACCGTCTTGTTTTATCACTTCAGGCTCCACGCCGAAAAAAGGCAAAGTGGCCGAGCCTGGCTTTGTGGCCACGGCGCCAGGCAACGGAGTGATAAGTATGCCGCCGGTCTCGGTTTGCCACCAGGTGTCAACTATGGGGCATGTCTCCCTGCCCACATGGTTGTGATACCACATCCACGCCTCGGGGTTTATGGGTTCCCCCACTGTACCCAAAAGCCGCAACGATGAAAGGTCGCACCCGGCGGGCCATTTTTCCCCTTCCCGGGCTACGGCGCGGATGGCCGTGGGGGCCGTGTAAAAAATCGTCACCTTGTACTTCTCCACCACTTTCCAGAACCGGTCCGGCTCGGGATAGGTGGGGACCCCCTCAAACATAAGGGTTGTGGCGCCGTTGGAAAGAGGCCCGTACACCACGTAACTGTGGCCGGTTATCCAGCCTATGTCTGCTGTACACCAGAATATGTCGTCCTCGTGATAGTCGAAGATATACCTGAACGTCTCGTGGGTGTACAGGAGGTATCCGCCGGTGGTGTGCAGAACCCCCTTGGGTTTGCCGGTGGAGCCGGAAGTGTAGAGGATAAAAAGCGGGTCCTCGGCGTTGTTGCTCACCGGTGGGCAATCGGCGCTGGCGTTGGCCATGGCGTCTTCCCACCATATGTCCCGCCCTTTCACCCAGTCCACCTCGTGG
This DNA window, taken from Nitrospinota bacterium, encodes the following:
- the acs gene encoding acetate--CoA ligase, producing the protein MTEAGAIQSMSTERRIFPPSAEFSSKAWIKSLDEYRELYKNSIEDPDGFWAGRAGQSLVWTKKWNRVRQYDFINASIKWFEGGELNVSYNCLDRHLATRGDKIAILWEGDHTTESKAITYRQLHTEVVKFANVLKKHGIEKGDRVTIYLGMIPELAVAMLACARIGAIHSVVFGGFSAESLRDRIHDCESKLVITADGSYRAGKVIELKKAADTAAAQCPSVKQMIIVRRTNHEVDWVKGRDIWWEDAMANASADCPPVSNNAEDPLFILYTSGSTGKPKGVLHTTGGYLLYTHETFRYIFDYHEDDIFWCTADIGWITGHSYVVYGPLSNGATTLMFEGVPTYPEPDRFWKVVEKYKVTIFYTAPTAIRAVAREGEKWPAGCDLSSLRLLGTVGEPINPEAWMWYHNHVGRETCPIVDTWWQTETGGILITPLPGAVATKPGSATLPFFGVEPEVIKQDGSPAAVNEGGYLVIKSSWPGQMRTVYGHHERFRETYFSQYPGKYFTGDGARVDEDGYYWLMGRVDDVINVAGHRIGTAEVESALVSHDLVAEAAVVGYPHDIKGQGIYAFVTLNQGVDPAAPELKKKLSDHVSKEIGPIAKPDVIQFAPGLPKTRSGKIMRRILRKIAENDLANLGDTSTLADPSVVDVLVSHRPRN